The genomic window AACAATGCCTTTTACCAAAAATATCCTACTGCTGAAAAGAAACCCTGTTTACTTGCTAAAAGTAAATCTTGGACCATCTGTCTAACCACAGCATTTATGGAGGTTGGCACAATTTTCACAGTAGGGACTTTGAAATGGCTTCCTGGATATGAGTGCCTGCAGAACTGTGTCCATACAAAGCCCATGGGCacatcaattaaaatgtaaattgtgTTGCCGctaagggaaaagaaaaaaggaaaaaggcagGTGCAACTCAAACATCTGGTTGATGCCTGATCCCACACATTCTGCATGACCGTAAAGCCTCTTGTAGCATAAGCCTTGCCACTCAGGGCCAAGTCCTTTGGTTGGCAGGGGCAGGGTGTGAAGCTGGGGCTGCCAAGCATCTCAATGTGGAAATGTGGCACATAGATGACAAGCAATGTGGTCAGACAGCTGTATAAAGGGTTTAAGCTTTTTCTTCAGCTCGTCACTCTGGTTCTGACAGCACTCCTGGCAGTACTGCAGAAGAGGTAACAGGTCCCAGCAAGAATAAAGAACCTCTTTAAAGCAGCCACCTTAATATGCACTGGAACACAGCATTAAAAGGTAAATGTGAGGTCTGAATACATTGGAAACATTTCAAGCAAGAGGAATTTTGCCAGGATGGGACAGTGACACCATTTCCATCCTGTTCAATTACAATAATgcttctaaaatatttattaatgctGCTATGACTTTCAGAACAGCGATAACTCTTAATGCCATCAATGGTACAgtttaataacaataaaaggaTCCCTCTGAGTAGGCATGGACGTCTGTCAAAACAACTTTGAAATCAGAAATGTAATTGTATTTTGCATACACATTAGGGACAGAACGACCTTTTGATCAATGGAATTTCATTTAAGAGAACATAAAATCATTAGTAATGAACTTCAGTTTTAAACAGCTTTCATAAGTAGGATCTATTTCCCTTTTTCAAGAACTTTCTGTGACTTCGTGGCAGAACAGAGAGTGCCTAATGTATGTGACAGTTCCAATTAAAACTTTGAATTGTGGTCAAAATTCATAACTGACACTTTTGCTCTGCCAAGTGTTTTATACAGCCATGTTTTAGATGGCCACAagttattcaataatttcattcGCTGCTGGAGAAAACCCCTAACGTGCTCTAGATTTTCTTCACAGGTGTAAAGCATGAAATTACCCCCTCAGATCCAAACTGTAATTATACTAAAATACCAGCTAAAAAAGTAATGATAGATATGTTTTCAACAGATGTCTTCTAAAATAGTTTAAGCATATTTGTAAACCATTCTTTTTCACAtgagaggaggaaaaataacatgtattaatagatgaaaaaaaatgcagaatattttttttttctcgattcaaccacaatatttttttttcttaaataaataacttctgtTTTGTAAAGACACTTTTTGAAACAGTAGACATATTCTAAATCCCAATGTCATTGAATGGAAATCACTCCAGTGATTTGCTAAACATGAGCGTGTTGCTCCAGATTTGAGCGACAGTCCTCGAAAAGCAGTTGTCAATACTGTCCTGTCAGTAATGCCACTGTGCAATGCCAACAGTTTTGTGAGTTTGTCAAAAGCATTAGATTTGGGTCTCTTGTACATTGTCTTTTGAGGTGGCCCGGATTAACAAAGGTTCATGAGCTGAGCTGTGTATGGAATTCATAGCTGAGGCATGGTTGTAGGCAGTCTTGTAGGTATTGTAGTGGTTGAGGTGCTCATGCTCCAGAGACGGCAGAGTAAGGTGGCCCTCCATGCCTGGGCCCCCGGTTACGCAGTCCTCGTCTACATTGATGATCTCAATAGTGCGTGTGGGTGCATGGTGATTCTGCTGGTGATGCTGCTTCCGCATCTTGTAGAAGATAATCAGCATTACTGCTGCCATGAGAGTGATTGCAACGAAGCAGCCAATGATGATTTTAGTCGTCTTCATGACCTCGTCCAAACCGTTGAGTGAGCCCTCTGTTACAGGTATTGTGTAGGGCTTCTCTGTTGCGCGTGTGGACAGTGGGGTTCggactgttgttgttgtggtaGAGGTGGGTGAAGGGCTTTCCCATATACTGGCTGAGGGTGTGGGGCCCACTTTCTGCTGAACAGTGGTGGTGAAGCCTTCGTTATGAGGTGTTTCTATTGTCTCTACCGTCACTGTGGTGAAGTAGCTGAAGCTGCTGTTCTCTGGAGAGGACACATTCAGTGTGGCTGAGGCTGTTGTGTTACCTGCAGAATTACTAACCATACATGTATATGTCCCTGTGTCCTGCATGGTAACATTCGTGAAATTCAGTGTGCCGTCATTTAGCACAGAAATTCTGACTTTGTATGCACCATGCGTCATTATTGAACCGTTGGGTGTAATCCAGCTAACTGAGGTCAGCGAGCTGGCCCTACATTTCAACTCAGCAGCACTTCCTTCCGTTACATTTAAGTCTGCAGGAGGCTCCACAATAACGGGAGCATAACAATGAAAGTAATTCTGGTCCAGCTCACCAATATAGCGGCCCTTATACTGAGTGGGTGAGCTGCAGCGGGCACAGCAGCTGGTGTTAGCAGGTACCATCTCCTTAAGCCACCAGCTTAGCCACAGGATGTCACAGTTGCAATTCCAGGGGTTATGGTGCAAGTGCACCCTCTCCAAATGATGTAAAGGAGTAAAGAGATCATGGGGCAAAAGCGTTAGGTTATTATGGGCAAGGTTAAGCTCCACAAGTGACTGAAGGTCATCAAATGAGTTCCTCTCTATAGTCTGGATTTGAGCATGCATCATCCATAGCTTTTGCAGGTGGATAAGCCCTTTAAATGAACCAGGCCGTATAACAGACAACTGGTTTCCAGACATTTCAAGTTCATCCAGTTTGACCAGTGGAGTGAGATTGGGAATTTCCTTCAAATTGCACATTCCCAAATTCAGGTAGCGCAGATTGCTCAATCCTTCAAAGGCTCCTTCTGAAATGTATGAGAGCCTTTTGAGCTCCCCTAGGTCCAACCTTCGTAACGAGGGAACTCTGTTGAAAGCATAAGAAGGAATGCTTTCTATTGGATTATTTCTTAGCCAGAGCTCCTTTAGCTTAGACAAGTACTCAAATGCTCCGTTTGGGATGGTGGTGAGTCTATTATCAAAAAGCTCCAAGGTATTGAGGCTTGCCAGTCCATTGAAAGCCCCCAGCTCAATTTTGCGTATGTGGTTTTTGCTCAGCTGCAGGATCTCCAAATGTCTTAGATGTTTGAAACTGTCCACCTTTATCACCTGTATGAGATTTTCTTGCAGATTCAGATAGCGTGTGTTGGTAGAGATGCCATCAGGAACTTCTCGCAAGCTTCTGCGGGTGCAAATAACCTTGCTAAACTGGTTACTGCAGGAGCAAACAGAAGGACAAGTTTGAGCACGCACCAGTCCTGCCACTACCAGCAGCTGGAGGGCcagaagcagcacaaacaaaggGTCGGACAAGGCCCGGTTCCACCTAGGACCTCgcatcatctgctgctgctgggaagAGGTCATCTTGTTGAACATTCATAATTCATTGACTGTTCTTCCACTCTTTTTCATGAGGATGTGGGCCAACTGGaatgaaatgacagaaaagagaCAATTAATTGGAATACATAACTTGCTTAGTATGATGCATGTTAAAGATGATCctgatcagttttatttgtatgttttaaattcattataACAAACATGATCAGATAGCAAAAACTTGCTTAAATTAACATCAAGAACACATTAGCTTTTATTCACAATGATTTGCATAAGCTCAACTGTTGGAAGTCATATGTTGTTACTGCTCTACTTTATTCTTCAACCCACATGTTTTCCTAACTCAAATATTTTAGGTCACATTGTGCAAACAATGTACAAACATTGTGCAAACAATGtatattatataaattatgtatatatttttatgttgagaAATGACTGAACACCAGCTGGAGACTAACATTCTCTGCTTCAAGAAATGTATAAGTGATGGTAAAATACACAGGATAATTTGAATCACAATGTAATTTCTTCAAACAGGCaattttcatcttaaaaatttacattgaaagaaaaaatatttgaacatgaTAGttctaataaaactaaaaaactaaagCAATGCAGGCATTGCCTTTTTGACACATTAGTCCTAAATGATGGTGGCAGCAGCTGTTCTGACACTTGTCAATATCGCCACTGGTAGGCAAGGCTTCAGAGTTGCAATTAAAAATCAACTAAGGAgtgatatttaacaaaaaattataacagATACAAGTTGAAATGCTCAAATGAAATTGATTTGGTCACTTCAACTTTCATCTATTATTTTGAATTAGCACAAATTTTCTCTATATAGGTGAACGACAAGGAAAGATTGTGTGAGCCCAAAGAATTtgataagaaacaaaataatttatgttttgaaagaaagagaaaactggAGATTATTCTTAAGGAATTTAACCACTAGTCTTTACTTAAACAAATCTGTAGTTCTCTTTTTCATTAGATTTTCTCTCTTCCAGCATATTTGCTCTTGAAAGTAAGGAGTTATTTATTgaccataaaaataaagaatgattTACACTGCCCAGGAATGCCATTTTTTTCAGTACAACTACAAATATGTGATGGTAGGCTGATGAGAGCATAGAGCATAATATCCATTACTCAATGAAATTCTTGGGCTGATAGTACGGTAGAAGACTTTTAAGGAACTGTGCCACTGCATTGCTCTATCTTGTGACTGCGTTCAGTAATGTGTTGCTGATTCTGCAACAGAAAGCTCTCCACTTCAGGACGAACAGGCTATTACTGTAACTGCTGATTAATTGCTAGATTACTGACTCCATTAATTCTTCAATTACAAAATTCAAAGTACCCAAATCCTAGGGTGGAGAAAG from Poecilia reticulata strain Guanapo linkage group LG6, Guppy_female_1.0+MT, whole genome shotgun sequence includes these protein-coding regions:
- the lrrc4ca gene encoding leucine rich repeat containing 4C, a; amino-acid sequence: MFNKMTSSQQQQMMRGPRWNRALSDPLFVLLLALQLLVVAGLVRAQTCPSVCSCSNQFSKVICTRRSLREVPDGISTNTRYLNLQENLIQVIKVDSFKHLRHLEILQLSKNHIRKIELGAFNGLASLNTLELFDNRLTTIPNGAFEYLSKLKELWLRNNPIESIPSYAFNRVPSLRRLDLGELKRLSYISEGAFEGLSNLRYLNLGMCNLKEIPNLTPLVKLDELEMSGNQLSVIRPGSFKGLIHLQKLWMMHAQIQTIERNSFDDLQSLVELNLAHNNLTLLPHDLFTPLHHLERVHLHHNPWNCNCDILWLSWWLKEMVPANTSCCARCSSPTQYKGRYIGELDQNYFHCYAPVIVEPPADLNVTEGSAAELKCRASSLTSVSWITPNGSIMTHGAYKVRISVLNDGTLNFTNVTMQDTGTYTCMVSNSAGNTTASATLNVSSPENSSFSYFTTVTVETIETPHNEGFTTTVQQKVGPTPSASIWESPSPTSTTTTTVRTPLSTRATEKPYTIPVTEGSLNGLDEVMKTTKIIIGCFVAITLMAAVMLIIFYKMRKQHHQQNHHAPTRTIEIINVDEDCVTGGPGMEGHLTLPSLEHEHLNHYNTYKTAYNHASAMNSIHSSAHEPLLIRATSKDNVQETQI